A genomic stretch from Telopea speciosissima isolate NSW1024214 ecotype Mountain lineage chromosome 7, Tspe_v1, whole genome shotgun sequence includes:
- the LOC122669792 gene encoding pentatricopeptide repeat-containing protein At4g39952, mitochondrial produces the protein MLVLKLNFLCRRISFSLPSRFGFHSSSTSIQSNYLNRQLDLFLSNPIPDLESLLQTHAFIYTSGHSNNIFFAAKLIYLYSSFNKPCFGAQVFESIHPKDTFLWNSIIKSYFSNGEYSQALKLYGQMVVSDAAPNHFTIPMAVAACAELDSVPRGKNIHGLTLKLGLFAGNPAAGSSFVYMYSKCGEMVDASLMFDEMPLRDVVGWTALVIGYVQNDDCEKGLFRLKEMLMIGEDGVKPNWRTIEGGLQACGKLGALLEGRCLHCYALKTGIVSSQVVESTLLCMYSKCGANEEAFLAFSEVPDKDLISWTAIISAYAKRGNISECVDLFWEMQAADIDPDGIVISSMLSGFGNSMKIHAGKAFHGLIVKRNFELDHMINHSLLSMYCKFGCVYTAERLFAMVCQQDSESWNWMVFGYNRMELTSKCLELFREMQHLGFRSNLNSLVSVISSCSKLGATLLGRSVHCYVIKVHIDEDVSIASSLVDMYGKFRNLNTAQNIFCRTSRDIITWNTLISAYTRNGHSSEAVALFDMMIFEDLKPNLATLVTVLSACAHLGALEHGERVHGYIKERGFECDLCLCTALVDMYAKCGQLAISREVFNAMTERDVISWNVIISGYGIHGEAKSAIEIFQQMEESGVEPNELTFLAVLSACAHAGLVEEGKYIFGRMRDCGVLPTLKHYACIVDLLGRSGNLCEAESIVLSMPILPDGGVWGALLSACIIHNNLEMGERIAKRAIELDPENDGYYILISNMYNSTGRWEDAERVREMMKSRGVRKRAGWSAM, from the coding sequence ATGCTTGTTCTCAAACTCAACTTCCTCTGTAGGCGGATTTCCTTTTCTCTACCATCCAGGTTCGGCTTTCATTCCTCATCAACGTCAATACAATCAAACTACCTGAACCGCCAGCTCGATCTCTTCCTCTCCAACCCAATCCCGGATTTGGAGTCTCTTCTTCAAACTCACGCTTTCATCTACACAAGTGGTCATTCCAACAACATCTTCTTTGCAGCAAAGCTCATTTATCTGTATTCCTCCTTTAATAAACCTTGTTTTGGCGCTCAGGTTTTTGAATCAATCCATCCCAAAGATACCTTCCTCTGGAACTCCATCATCAAATCCTACTTTTCCAATGGAGAGTACTCACAAGCCCTTAAGCTCTATGGCCAGATGGTTGTCTCGGATGCCGCTCCAAACCATTTCACCATCCCAATGGCTGTTGCTGCTTGCGCCGAACTTGACTCCGTCCCACGCGGCAAGAACATACATGGCCTCACGTTAAAGCTCGGCCTCTTTGCCGGTAATCCTGCTGCCGGATCTTCTTTCGTTTATATGTATTCGAAGTGCGGTGAAATGGTAGATGCCTCTCTGATGTTCGATGAAATGCCGCTTAGAGACGTAGTTGGTTGGACTGCTCTTGTTATTGGTTATGTGCAGAACGATGATTGTGAGAAGGGTTTGTTTCGCCTTAAAGAGATGCTCATGATTGGCGAAGATGGGGTGAAACCCAATTGGAGAACAATTGAAGGTGGCTTACAAGCTTGTGGGAAGTTGGGTGCCTTGTTAGAAGGTAGATGCTTACATTGTTATGCTCTGAAAACAGGAATTGTGTCTTCCCAAGTCGTCGAGTCAACATTGTTGTGTATGTATTCCAAATGTGGGGCCAATGAAGAAGCTTTTCTTGCATTCTCAGAGGTCCCTGATAAAGATCTTATTTCCTGGACTGCGATTATTAGTGCATATGCAAAAAGAGGGAATATTTCTGAATGCGTGGATTTGTTCTGGGAAATGCAGGCTGCAGATATTGATCCCGATGGAATTGTTATCAGTAGTATGCTTTCAGGTTTTGGGAATTCCATGAAGATACATGCAGGAAAGGCCTTTCATGGACTTATTGtgaaaagaaattttgaattGGACCATATGATTAATCATTCCCTGCTGTCAATGTACTGTAAGTTTGGGTGTGTATATACTGCAGAAAGGCTCTTCGCCATGGTGTGTCAGCAGGACTCAGAATCCTGGAACTGGATGGTTTTTGGGTATAATAGAATGGAGTTGACTTCGAAGTGCTTAGAACTGTTTAGAGAAATGCAACATCTAGGTTTCAGATCTAATTTAAACAGTCTGGTTTCCGTGATTTCTTCATGTTCAAAATTAGGAGCAACACTTCTAGGCCGGTCTGTGCATTGTTATGTGATTAAAGTTCATATTGATGAAGATGTTTCAATTGCAAGTTCACTTGTGGATATGTATGGCAAGTTCAGAAACCTAAATACTGCACAGAACATATTTTGTAGAACTTCTAGAGATATTATCACTTGGAATACACTGATCTCAGCTTATACTCGTAATGGACATTCTAGTGAGGCTGTAGCCCTGTTTGATATGATGATTTTTGAAGACCTGAAACCCAATTTGGCAACCTTGGTGACAGTTCTTTCGGCTTGTGCTCATCTAGGAGCTCTGGAGCATGGAGAAAGGGTGCACGGTTACATCAAAGAAAGAGGATTCGAATGCGATCTCTGTCTTTGTACTGCATTAGTTGACATGTATGCAAAATGTGGGCAACTGGCAATATCAAGAGAGGTTTTCAATGCTATGACTGAAAGGGATGTTATATCATGGAATGTTATCATCTCCGGTTATGGAATTCATGGGGAAGCTAAGTCTGCAATCGAGATCTTCCAGCAAATGGAGGAATCAGGTGTTGAGCCAAATGAACTTACCTTTCTTGCTGTTCTCTCAGCCTGTGCTCATGCAGGCCTGGTTGAAGAAGGGAAGTATATATTTGGTAGGATGAGGGATTGTGGTGTGCTTCCCACTTTAAAACACTATGCGTGTATTGTGGATCTTCTTGGCCGGTCAGGAAATCTCTGTGAAGCTGAATCCATAGTTCTGTCAATGCCTATTCTTCCTGATGGGGGTGTGTGGGGAGCTCTTCTTAGTGCTTGTATAATTCATAATAATTTGGAGATGGGAGAGCGGATAGCCAAGAGGGCTATTGAGTTGGACCCTGAAAATGATGGTTACTATATTCTGATCTCCAACATGTATAATTCTACTGGGAGGTGGGAGGATGCGGAGAGGGTGAGAGAGATGATGAAAAGTAGGGGTGTGAGGAAGAGAGCTGGCTGGAGTGCAATGTAA
- the LOC122669793 gene encoding probable LRR receptor-like serine/threonine-protein kinase At5g10290, translating to MGLRYAVLMLVSLQSFVTSDYQGDALNALKISLNASASQLYDWNPNLVNPCTWSHVTCDSNNHVTSVTLSSMGFSGTLSPEIGVLKSLDTLSLQGNGITGGIPEEFGNLTSLISLNLDNNHLTGQIPSTLGNLKNLQFLILSQNNLNGSIPDSVAGLPKLISLQLDSNDLSGQVPQQLFQVQTYNFTGNHLYCGVNFSHLCQSNSANTDVSQKSKLGITFGIIGAVIGLLLLGGLLFLVWKSRQKGYRREVFVDVSGEDDRRIAFGQLKRFAWRELQLATDNFSEKNVLGQGGFGKVYKGVLGDNTKIAVKRLTDYESPGGEAAFLREVEMISVAVHRNLLRLIGFCTTPSERLLVYPFMQNLSVAYRLRELKPGELVLDWPTRKRVALGTARGLEYLHEHCNPKIIHRDVKAANVLLDEDFEAVVGDFGLAKLVDVRKTNVTTQVRGTMGHIAPEYLSTGKSSERTDVFGYGIMLLELVTGQRAIDFSRLEEEDDVLLLDHVKKLEREKRLDAIVDRNLIRNYDSQEVEMMIQVALLCTQSSPEDRPTMSEVVRMLEGEGLAERWEEWQLVEVTRRQEYDRLQRRFDFGEDSIYNQDAIELSGGR from the exons ATGGGGTTGAGATATGCTGTTCTTATGTTGGTTTCTCTGCAGTCTTTTGTTACCTCTGATTATCAAG GAGATGCACTTAATGCTTTGAAGATTTCACTGAATGCTTCCGCTTCTCAGCTCTATGATTGGAACCCAAATCTAGTTAATCCATGCACTTGGTCCCATGTTACTTGTGACTCTAATAACCATGTCACTTCTGT AACATTGTCATCCATGGGATTTTCTGGAACCTTGTCTCCCGAGATTGGAGTTTTGAAGAGTCTCGATACCCT TTCATTGCAAGGTAATGGCATAACTGGTGGGATTCCAGAGGAATTTGGAAATTTGACAAGTTTGATAAGCTTGAATTTGGACAATAACCATTTGACTGGACAAATTCCATCCACCCTTGGCAATCTTAAGAACCTTCAGTTCTT GATTTTGAGCCAAAACAATCTCAATGGAAGTATCCCTGATTCAGTTGCCGGTCTCCCAAAACTGATCAGCCT TCAGCTGGATTCCAATGATCTCAGCGGGCAGGTCCCTCAGCAATTGTTTCAAGTTCAAACATACAA ttttacAGGGAACCACTTGTATTGTGGTGTAAATTTCTCACATCTTTGTCAATCTAATAGTGCTAATACAG ATGTGTCCCAGAAGTCGAAGCTTGGAATTACTTTTGGAATTATTGGAGCAGTGATAGGTCTCCTCCTCCTTGGTGGCTTGCTGTTTCTTGTGTGGAAGAGTAGGCAAAAGGGCTACAGACGCGAGGTCTTTGTTGATGTTTCAG GAGAAGATGACCGAAGAATTGCATTTGGTCAATTGAAGAGGTTTGCGTGGAGAGAACTTCAACTGGCTACCGACAACTTCAGCGAGAAAAATGTTCTTGGACAAGGAGGCTTTGGAAAGGTATATAAAGGAGTGCTTGGCGATAATACAAAGATTGCTGTGAAGCGGCTGACTGATTATGAAAGTCCGGGGGGAGAGGCAGCTTTTTTACGTGAAGTTGAGATGATAAGTGTAGCTGTTCATAGGAATCTTTTAAGGCTTATTGGGTTCTGTACAACACCATCAGAGCGGCTTTTAGTTTATCCGTTTATGCAGAACCTAAGTGTTGCCTATCGTTTACGAG AGCTTAAGCCTGGGGAGCTGGTGTTAGATTGGCCCACAAGAAAGAGAGTGGCTTTAGGCACAGCTCGTGGGTTAGAGTACCTCCATGAACACTGCAATCCCAAGATTATTCATCGTGATGTCAAGGCTGCTAATGTATTACTAGATGAGGATTTTGAAGCTGTAGTTGGTGACTTTGGTCTGGCAAAGTTGGTGGATGTAAGAAAGACTAATGTGACAACTCAAGTTCGTGGGACCATGGGCCATATTGCACCTGAATATCTGTCTACTGGAAAGTCATCTGAGAGGACTGATGTTTTTGGTTATGGGATTATGCTTCTAGAACTTGTAACAGGACAGCGTGCAATTGACTTTTCacggttagaagaagaagatgatgtctTATTGCTTGACCAT GTTAAGAAGCTGGAACGGGAGAAACGACTTGATGCTATTGTAGACCGCAACCTAATCAGGAACTATGATAGCCAAGAGGTTGAGATGATGATTCAAGTTGCCTTGCTTTGTACTCAGTCGTCACCTGAGGACCGTCCAACAATGTCAGAGGTGGTAAGGATGCTGGAAGGGGAAGGTTTAGCTGAGAGGTGGGAAGAATGGCAGCTAGTTGAGGTTACTCGTAGACAAGAGTATGACAGGTTACAGAGGAGATTTGACTTCGGAGAAGACTCGATATATAACCAGGATGCCATTGAATTATCTGGCGGAAGATGA